The Mucilaginibacter gracilis genomic interval GGATATTGGTACAAACTAAACGACCTGGTAAAAGATAAAGCCCTTGAGCAGGAATACGCCGGTGGCTGGTGCTATATGTACCGCCTTGCCCCACAGGATTTTCACCGTTACGGTTATATTGATAATGGTAAACAAGAGCAGGTTCGTAAAATAAAGGGCATCCTGCACTCGGTAAACCGCATAGCCCTTGCCGAAACCAAAAGCGTAATGGCTAAAAACTATCGTGAGCTAACCGTACTGCATACCGAGAATTTTGGCAAAGTAATACATATTGAAGTGGGAGCCTTGTTTGTTGGCAAAATAGTGCAGCGCTATAACAGTGCCTACACCTTTAAGCGCGGCGAAGAAAAAGGTTGGTTTGAGTTTGGTGGCTCAACCGTTATACAGCTATTTAAAAAAGACGCCATTGTGCCCGATGCCGACATTATAGAGCAATCCATCAAAGGGATAGAAACCCTGGTTAAAATAGGCGAAAAGGTTGGTTTAAAGGCTTAGTAATAGCTTTACTTAGCCTCCCACACATTATCTTTTTTATTAATATCGACATCGTAAATACCGCCTAATACTATTTTGGCAATACTCTTTTCGGCAATAAAATTAATTACAACGTTACGGTTGCCGTTTTCCCAGCACGAAATATCTTTGTGTATCAGTTTGGTGGTGCCATCTTTATAGCTCACCGTTAAATCTACCGGTACGGCTTTTATACCAACATTGGCAATAATAACCTTGTATTCCTTATTAATGTGGGTTACCTTGGCTATGGCCTGGTCGGGGAAGCCGTTATCCATAAACCAATTTTTCCAAAACCAGTTTAGGTTTTTACCGGCACCGGCGTTCATACAATTAAAAAAATCGTAAGGCATGGGGTGCTTGCCGTGCCATTGCTCAATATAATAATGCAAAGCCTTGGTAAACAGTTGCTCGCCAAGCATATCTCGCACGTATAAATAGCCAAGCCCCGGCTTAGGGTACGAGTTGGTTAAAAAGCTAATACCCGATAATTGTGGCGTAAGCGTAACAATTGGCTGATCTTCTTCCTTTCCGGCACTAAACTCGTAAGCGGCAATGCCGTCAACATCGGTTACGCGCGAATCTACCAGAGGGCTTATAACCCATTCGCCAATGGTTGCCCAACCTTCGTCCATCCAACCGTATTTGGTTTCGTTAATGCCCATGTAAAACGGAAACATGGTATGAAATATCTCATGGTCGGTTAGCTCAACCTCGTCCTCAAATTTTTCCAGCGGGTTATCGTTAACCATCATGGGGTATTCCATCTGGTCCAGGCCATCAACAACAGTTTCGTGCGCATATGGGTATGGCCATTTAGGGAATTTAAAACTCATAGCCTCCACCGTTTTACGGGCATAACCTATTACGTTGTAGTAATCTTTGTGGATGGGGTTAAAAACAGCGTCAACCCGTGTACGGCGGCCGCTAACCGAATCAACCACCAAACTACTGGCTTGCCACGTATAGTGGTTGCTTGTGGCAAAAACAAGGTCGGTAACGTTGTTAGCTTCAAACTTCCAGGTATTGGTAATGTTTTGCGCTGTAATATTACCCGAAGCCAAATCCGCCTCGGTAATAATGTTGGTTACGCTATCGGCCAGGCCAGCTTGTTCTATCCGTTTTACAAACTTATCGGCATATACTTCGTTGGGGTTTTTTAAATCTCCGGTGGCCCATACGGTGTAATTGGTTGGTACGGTTATTTCGGCATTAAAATGGCAAAAATCGTTGTAAAACTCTTCGCTGCCTAAATAGGGGTATCTGTTCCATCCGTCAACATCATCGTAAACGGTTATTCTCGGGAAAAAGTAGGCCACAAAATACGATCCCGAATCTATCTGCCCCATCCGCACATGCGATGTGCGGTTTAGCGTGTACGAATAATTAACCGTAACGTGCAACTTCGCTTTTGATAGTAACGGACTGATGTCCATCATCATATTAGTACCTTCAATATTGATCCTCGATAAATCCTGATCTTGCTGATTGATGCTTATTTTGGATATTTGCACTCCATCCGAAAGGTCCGCAGCATCCATTTTATAATTACGCATCACGCCTTTTTTGTAAAAGTTGGGGTACAATTTAAATACCAGTTCTTTAAGCGTATCCGGGCTGTTGTTGATGTAATCAATATCTACCGTGCCTGTTAAAATGCGCGTATTGGGTTCAAAATTTACCTTAATGTTGTAATCGGCAGTGTTCTGCCAGTATTTGCTACCCGGTTTGCCATTATAAGCCCGTGTACCCTTGTTATAACTATTTACAATGTTTAAAGGCGGTTGTAAAATAGCCTGGGCAAAACTTTGAGTAACGTGCAACAAAAGCAACAACAACAATAGTTTAAATTTAATCATATCGCATTAAATGGGTTGTGGTGTAGATAATTAACAATTTAAAGATTTGTTTTTAAATTGAGAATAATGCGGGCAATTATTTTTTTTGCAGACATAAAAAAACCCCTCAATTAATTAAGGGGTTAATTATACTTTGGTTTAATTTATTAAAGCTCTTTAGTGATCTCGTCGGACATGGGCGTTGTGGCCGAACGGAAACGGTGAATTAATTTTCCGTTTTCATCTAACAGAAATTTCTCAAAATTCCATTTAATGTCTCCTGTAAAATCGGGGTTTGGGGCTGTGGTTAAATAAGCAAACAAGGGGTCAATATCCAGGCCCTTAACGCTCACCTTGCCACTCATTGGGAAAGTTACCGAAAAGTTATCATGGCAAAAGGTTTTAATATCCTGGTTAGTGCCAGGCTCTTGCCCGCCAAAGTTATTAGCCGGGAAACCTACAACAACTAACTTATCCTTGTATTTATCGGCAAGCTGCTGTAATTCGGCATATTGCTTGGTATACCCGCATTTAGAGGCGGTGTTTACAACCAATATTTTTTTCCCTTTATATTTTGACAGTTTAAAATCCTTCCCATCAATAGTTTTCAGCTTAAAATCGTAAGCGGGGTTGTTTGCTGTAAACAACAAGGCTATTATTACAAATGCTAATGCTTTCATATTTACTTGATTTTTTATTTAGGCAATTTTAAGCAGATTTTATGGAATATGTTTGAAATAACATATAAATTTTACAATAGCCGCTTAGTGAGGTAAAAATCTTCTTTCTCCGTCATCAGCTTTTTGTCGGCTTTTGTTTTGTCCTTATAACCAAGCAAATGTAGTGCGCCGTGTATAATAACGCGGTGCAATTCATCTTCCTCCGTTTTAGAAAACTCTTTAGCATTCTCGCGTACGCGGTCTATCGAGATAAAAATATCACCCACAACTACATTTTCTATTTCCGAATTATCAAAGGTTATAATATCGGTATAGGTATCGTGGTCTAAATATTGCTGGTTTAGGGCCAGCAAATAGGTATCAGAGCAAAAAATATAATTAAGTTCGCTTAACGAATAACCTTCGGCAACTATGGTAGCTTTAAGCCACTCGCGTAGTTTGGCCTTTTTTTTAGGTTTAAACTCAGTATCCTCTTCAAAAAAAAAAACAGGTATAGCCATGCTTAAATTTTAAAATGCAGTTCAACTTCGTTGCCCTTGGCGTTAAAAACGCACTGGTCGGCAAGTTGTTTAACAATAAAAACACCCCGGCCGGTTAAATTTTCTAAGTTTTCGGGCGCAGTAGGGTCGGGCAGTGTGTTGTAATCAAAGCCGGTACCTTGGTCGGTTACCGTCCATATAATGCGTTTTGAGTCAACTTCGGCATTAATAATCACTTTTTTTTCTGCATCAAGTTTATTACCATGTACTATAGCGTTAATAAATGCCTCATTTAAGCACGTCATCATATTTGCAAAAGTATCCTCGCTTATCTGATACCTATCGGCTATTTCTTCAATTAGGTTTTCAAGTGCAGCGAGGCTTTCCATTACCGATGGTAATTGCAAAGTAAATAATTCCCCTGTCTCTATTTTGGCTGCTTCCATATTATTTACCATTAATTTGATCAAAGTAGATTTTTATTTTGGACTTATAATAATAGTTTAACGTTGGCGAAACGGTGCGTATCTGTTCGGTTTGCTTACTCTTCATCTGCTGATAGTTTTGCAAGGCCTTTACATAACCGGGAGCAACATCTTTAGCGGCCTTACTTTCCCGCTGCTGATCCTGGTCACGCTGCTGATCTGCTTTTTCGGCTTCGAGCATGCGTGTTTTAATTTGCTGTTGTCGCTTCACTGTTTCCTCTGATATTTTCTTGTTTACGAGATCTTTCTCCGTTTGTTCCATTTCTTTCGAAATATTGTCCAAATCGCCCAACTGTTTCTTTCCGTCCTTATTTTGCTGTTCGTTAATTTGCTGCAAACTTTGCCTTATCATTTGTTGCTCGCGCGCCATTTTAGCAAATTGCTCGCTCATTTGCCCTTGGCTCCCGCTTTTGCCCTGGTTGCCTTGCTGCTGCATTTGATTGCGCATTTTTTGCATGTTTTCATTGAGCTTTTGCTGCATTTGATTGAGTTGCGACATTGATGGTTGCTTGCTTTTGCCCTTACCGCCCTTAGCGTTTTTCATCGAATTTTGCAATTGGCTCAATGCTTCATCCAACATTAGTGCCAAATTGTTCATCGATGTCATGGCGTACTGTTGGTTTTGGTTTGCTTCGGCCGTGCGCCTGTCCCCAAGGTTTGTTAAACTCTGCTCAATATTACTATTTATTATGCCTATTTCCTTATTAACGGTTGATTCAATTTGCGGAACACGCTTGCTTAGTGAGTACAAGCTATCTTCGGCATTCTTCATGTTATCTTTAATGTCTTTTTGTTTTTGGGCCCAGTTAATATAGGCAGGGTCGGCGGCGTTCATGTTGCGCAAACTCTGCATTGTTTTTTCTTGCTCAAACGAGTTATTAACAAGGTTTTTAATCAGCTCCCGCAACTGCTGCATGTTTATAGTATCCTGCTGCTGTTCGCCATCCTGCTGCATTTTTTGTAACTTTTCGGCAAGTTGCTGCATTTGTTCGCCAGCATCTTGTTGAGATTGCGATGCTTTTTGTTTGTTACTTTTGCTTAAATTATCCTGGCTCTTATCAATTTGGTCGTTAATTTTTTTCTCGTCGGCCTTGGGGTTTTCAAAATTGGTTTTCTGCTCTAACTGGTCATTTTTGTCTTTCAATTCATCTAAGGATTTTTCTACATCCTTAAAATCTTTTTTTAACTCGTCTTGCTTTTGTTGTATTGCTTTTTGATCGCTATTGTCTTTCCGTGTCTCGTCTGCCAGCTTCTTTTCCTTATCAGCAAGTTTATTTAGCTGGTTAATGTTTTCTTTTAGCTTCTGCTCAATCTCCAATTGTTTGTATAATTCCAACATCCGGTCGAGTTCCTTTTTTAACGATTTATTATCCATTTGCATTTTAGATAACTCATCCTGCGCCGGGTCTTTTTGGTTTTGCTCAAGCAGTTTTTCAAGGCGTTTCAGCAAATCCCGTGTTTTCTCGTCAAGCACGTTATTAAATAAATTTTCAATTTGCTTCTGCTTGTCTAATATTTCCTGGTCTTCTTTTTTGTTTTCCTGACGGTTTAACAGGTTTTGTTTGTTTTCTTTCTGGATGTCCTTAACCATATCATCAAGTTCCTTACGCTTTTGCAAAAGATCTTGTACCTGCTTTTTTTCATCAAACGACAGGTTGTTTTTATTTAAAAGTAGTTCATTCAGTTTTTTTGCATCTTTTTCTACCTCTGCCGAAAGCTTTATGGCCGAGGCCATTTTTTGTTTAACCGATTCCGTACCTGCATCAAGTTGTTTATTTAGCTCCTGCTCGGTGGGTATATGTAAAGTATGCTCGGCCGACCGCACCGTTTGCGGACCATTAACCCCATTATTATCGGCAACTTCAAAATAATAACTTACTTCTTCGCCCGGCTTTGCATCCAGTTCTTTTAAATTCCAATAATAGAAAAAACCGGTTTGGTTTTGGTTAAGGTCTGCTTTTACGGCTTTAGTAAATGTGCGCGGCTTTGCATTGGTATGCGATGTAATGGAATAGTGAAACGTTAGCCACGAGAAACCATAATCATCCTGTATTTTACCGTTAAAATAAATAGCTTTTGAACTTGCCGAATCGGGCTTTTCGTCAACCTCGATAGTGGGAGGCTGGTCGGCAATAATGTTGATATGATAACTTGCCGAATCGCCGTGTTTAACCGCATTGTTGAGTGCTTTCAGGCTGTAATTAGCGGTGTTTAATATCCGCTCGGTATTCAAAAAGGCATTACCATCGGCTTGCAAACGTTTGGTATGCCCGTTCATTTCAAAAAGCATGGCATTGGCGTTTTGGGTATGCATTGTCCAACGCACGGTGGTTCCTATGGGGAGGGTAAGGTCGCCGGCATTATTAAGTTGCTCGTTCTTTTTGTGAATGTAAGCAGGATATTGCAACTCCACATCAAAGTGCAGGAGCGATGGTTTCAGGTTAACGCTGATCTGGTATTCTTCCGACGAAAAATCGTTTCCCGTTAATTTAAATTTAACGTTTTGCTGTAAGTTTGAAAACAGGTAATGAAACTTACCTATATTATCTTTATCAAGCTTAAAGGTATTGTTACCGGCTTCAAGGTAAACATCATTAGGGAATTTATCGCCTACCAGTTTCAGCTCAAGCTTAAAATCTTCGCCTTGTACCACCGAGAGCACCGGATTGGTAATAACAAACCGGAAGGGCGATTTGGGTGCAAAATATTGATTGTGTTTGATAAGCCTTTCGGTACTGTCTTTCAGCATAGATGGTGCGGTAAAAGCCAGTATCACAATAATACAAAGCGGCACCAGAGCCCATTTTAAATACTTAACATTCTCTTTAATACGGATGGCCGACGGAAAACTGACCGGCTTAAGCGACACAATTTTTTGATTGATGCTGGCTTCGATCAATGCCCGGTGAGCAGGTTGATCGTCCGACAGGCGTTTTAGCTGGAGGGTATTAAGCAGCTTGTCTTTAACGTCGGCAAAATGTGTACCTATAATTTGCGCCG includes:
- a CDS encoding phosphatidylserine decarboxylase, translating into MPVYVYDRQSKKTIEEHAIKLGGLMFLYKTLTGKLLTNLVLKRRFISKSYGRVMDGKRSLKQIPKFIEHYKLDVNEIKRPLSSFKSFNDFFIRELKPEARPIDMVAEHLISAADSRLMIWDLSKAEQLPVKGYWYKLNDLVKDKALEQEYAGGWCYMYRLAPQDFHRYGYIDNGKQEQVRKIKGILHSVNRIALAETKSVMAKNYRELTVLHTENFGKVIHIEVGALFVGKIVQRYNSAYTFKRGEEKGWFEFGGSTVIQLFKKDAIVPDADIIEQSIKGIETLVKIGEKVGLKA
- a CDS encoding M1 family metallopeptidase: MIKFKLLLLLLLLHVTQSFAQAILQPPLNIVNSYNKGTRAYNGKPGSKYWQNTADYNIKVNFEPNTRILTGTVDIDYINNSPDTLKELVFKLYPNFYKKGVMRNYKMDAADLSDGVQISKISINQQDQDLSRINIEGTNMMMDISPLLSKAKLHVTVNYSYTLNRTSHVRMGQIDSGSYFVAYFFPRITVYDDVDGWNRYPYLGSEEFYNDFCHFNAEITVPTNYTVWATGDLKNPNEVYADKFVKRIEQAGLADSVTNIITEADLASGNITAQNITNTWKFEANNVTDLVFATSNHYTWQASSLVVDSVSGRRTRVDAVFNPIHKDYYNVIGYARKTVEAMSFKFPKWPYPYAHETVVDGLDQMEYPMMVNDNPLEKFEDEVELTDHEIFHTMFPFYMGINETKYGWMDEGWATIGEWVISPLVDSRVTDVDGIAAYEFSAGKEEDQPIVTLTPQLSGISFLTNSYPKPGLGYLYVRDMLGEQLFTKALHYYIEQWHGKHPMPYDFFNCMNAGAGKNLNWFWKNWFMDNGFPDQAIAKVTHINKEYKVIIANVGIKAVPVDLTVSYKDGTTKLIHKDISCWENGNRNVVINFIAEKSIAKIVLGGIYDVDINKKDNVWEAK
- a CDS encoding glutathione peroxidase; the encoded protein is MKALAFVIIALLFTANNPAYDFKLKTIDGKDFKLSKYKGKKILVVNTASKCGYTKQYAELQQLADKYKDKLVVVGFPANNFGGQEPGTNQDIKTFCHDNFSVTFPMSGKVSVKGLDIDPLFAYLTTAPNPDFTGDIKWNFEKFLLDENGKLIHRFRSATTPMSDEITKEL
- the ybeY gene encoding rRNA maturation RNase YbeY gives rise to the protein MAIPVFFFEEDTEFKPKKKAKLREWLKATIVAEGYSLSELNYIFCSDTYLLALNQQYLDHDTYTDIITFDNSEIENVVVGDIFISIDRVRENAKEFSKTEEDELHRVIIHGALHLLGYKDKTKADKKLMTEKEDFYLTKRLL
- a CDS encoding ATP-binding protein encodes the protein MEAAKIETGELFTLQLPSVMESLAALENLIEEIADRYQISEDTFANMMTCLNEAFINAIVHGNKLDAEKKVIINAEVDSKRIIWTVTDQGTGFDYNTLPDPTAPENLENLTGRGVFIVKQLADQCVFNAKGNEVELHFKI
- a CDS encoding DUF4175 family protein is translated as MQAVSNYDLLISKIDTFIRRYYLNKLLRGIIFLGAVLFSGFVVVTLSEYLGNFNTLLRSILFFGYILLNVTIFCWLVLPPLMAYFRLGSTISHDEAAQIIGTHFADVKDKLLNTLQLKRLSDDQPAHRALIEASINQKIVSLKPVSFPSAIRIKENVKYLKWALVPLCIIVILAFTAPSMLKDSTERLIKHNQYFAPKSPFRFVITNPVLSVVQGEDFKLELKLVGDKFPNDVYLEAGNNTFKLDKDNIGKFHYLFSNLQQNVKFKLTGNDFSSEEYQISVNLKPSLLHFDVELQYPAYIHKKNEQLNNAGDLTLPIGTTVRWTMHTQNANAMLFEMNGHTKRLQADGNAFLNTERILNTANYSLKALNNAVKHGDSASYHINIIADQPPTIEVDEKPDSASSKAIYFNGKIQDDYGFSWLTFHYSITSHTNAKPRTFTKAVKADLNQNQTGFFYYWNLKELDAKPGEEVSYYFEVADNNGVNGPQTVRSAEHTLHIPTEQELNKQLDAGTESVKQKMASAIKLSAEVEKDAKKLNELLLNKNNLSFDEKKQVQDLLQKRKELDDMVKDIQKENKQNLLNRQENKKEDQEILDKQKQIENLFNNVLDEKTRDLLKRLEKLLEQNQKDPAQDELSKMQMDNKSLKKELDRMLELYKQLEIEQKLKENINQLNKLADKEKKLADETRKDNSDQKAIQQKQDELKKDFKDVEKSLDELKDKNDQLEQKTNFENPKADEKKINDQIDKSQDNLSKSNKQKASQSQQDAGEQMQQLAEKLQKMQQDGEQQQDTINMQQLRELIKNLVNNSFEQEKTMQSLRNMNAADPAYINWAQKQKDIKDNMKNAEDSLYSLSKRVPQIESTVNKEIGIINSNIEQSLTNLGDRRTAEANQNQQYAMTSMNNLALMLDEALSQLQNSMKNAKGGKGKSKQPSMSQLNQMQQKLNENMQKMRNQMQQQGNQGKSGSQGQMSEQFAKMAREQQMIRQSLQQINEQQNKDGKKQLGDLDNISKEMEQTEKDLVNKKISEETVKRQQQIKTRMLEAEKADQQRDQDQQRESKAAKDVAPGYVKALQNYQQMKSKQTEQIRTVSPTLNYYYKSKIKIYFDQINGK